AAGCTGATCAGCTACGTCATAGTTGGTATTGCAAACAGGGATACAATTTTCAACTCCAACAATGTTAGGGTCTGCAGAAGATAAGTGGTATTCTTTATGGATAATAGCTTCCTGAGGTTTTACAGCAACAGCAATCTTACAGAAAGTAACTTCTGAATATCCTCTGTCAAATTCTCTCATAATACCCTCTGTACCTTTTGTATATCCTGTAACAACGCAGATGGTCTTAGAGAAATCTATGTCTTTGAACGAATGCTCAATGCGCTGATCGATTGTGAAAGGATAGTGATCATCAAATCCTCCAAGATCTATAAGGGTTGCATTGATACCATGCTTCTGAAGAATATTAGCAAATACAAATGCTGAATGAGACTCACCAAGAGATGCAAGAATCTCTCTTGATGCCTGAAGTATGTTTTCGCTGCTCACATAACCTGAAGCAAGCACGTTAGCCAGGTTCTCAAGGAATTTTTCCGCCTGAGATATTTTATTGGCAATATATTCGTCTGCAAGTTTAAGGTCAAGCCCAAGGTCAACGTATTTTTTGTTGATCTCCTGAAGCTTTTCAGTAGTTTCCTTCAAAGGTTTGTGGAAGTCCTTTTGTTGGGTGATATGATGGTAAACACCTGGTTCTCCTGTTTTCTTATTTTCCAGCAGCCAGTTGGTTACCCCCGAAAAAGCGGAAACCACAAAAATTCTGTTATAAAGGTTTTCATTTTCTCTGCCATATAATACGATGTTTTTCATTACATCATGAAGGGCAGTCATACATGTTCCACCTATTTTTTCTACTGTAAGCATTTTGAGATTTATGTTATATATTCACTTTATGTGTCTTTTCAAAAGAGAAGTTCAGGTTATCATTCGGTTAAGAAATTGTTTCCTGAAGTTTAAGGCCGGAAGTTAAAATAGATACCCTTTCCAGGTTAGTTTTCCCTTTACTTATGCAAATTTATTGCAAATAAAAGAATTTTTAGTGTTTTAGGCACGCTGATTTTAAGTTTGGTAACAAAGAATTTTTCGGAAAGATGGAGGAGCATAATTCATTTAATGTCCATTTTAAAAAGTTTGAATTTATTCTCCTGTTAATCAGTTTGTTGTTAAGCCTGGTAGTTGGTAGTCAATTTTAACGGAAAATTTGATAATATCTTCCTTGTATGAAAAACTTCCTGCTCGCAATTTTTACCTGCTAATTTTCCTTTCTTGGTACATACTTTTTATCCAATTTTTAATCAAAATTCAATAATATGAGAAAATCATTACCATGGAGGCTGATTATTAACTGGCCTCCCTGTTTTTTTATTTACCGTAGTTTAGGTTTAATAGTCAAAGGTTTAAATGATGGCTTGATTTCATTAAAGCTCTGGTGAAATAAATTTTTAGTTTTAATGTTATCTTTACAGCCAAATTTGATTCACAATGCAAAGACTAAATTTTTTAAAAGCTACATTTCTTATATTTTCATTTTTATTCCTCGGAAATATTTTGTCTTCATGCAAGAAAGACAATCCCAACCCATACGTCAATTTTACACTAGATATAAATGAAAATTCCAATTCTGCATTGAGAATGCCCGGTGGCTCAGTAGTTAGCAATGGTGCGATCGTTGTGAGATATTCCAACTCTTATCTGGCATTTTCCAATTCATGTACCTATGATGGTTGCGGTTTAAGTTATTCATCTATTTCCAATCGCTTTATCTGTTCCTGCGACGGTAGTGAGTTTGATATTAATGGAAGATTTTTATCCGGAAATCCCAGCCCAAATATCCCTCAATTCAATGTAACTCAGAATGGTAGCTTATTGACCATAATTAGTAAGTAATCCTGTTCAAACAAAAGATATAAAGCCTGGTTGCTTATTAGCAAATAGGCTTTATATGCAAAATGAATATTTGTACCACCTAGATGAATGGATCATTGCTGTGGTATTGTTAGTTGTACTGGCAATCTTTTTTGAACTCGGTTATATCCTTGGAGTGAAAAGACTTGTCAGGAAAGGAGTTAGGGACGAGGATATTGGAGCCATACTGGGAGGTATTTTGGGGTTGCTGGGGATAATGTTCGCTTTTACATTTTCAATGGCAGCCTCAAGGTTCGATGCGAGAAAACTTGCTATTCTCAAAGAGTCTAATGCCATAGGGACCACTTACCTTAGAGTATCTCTTTTACCCGACTCAATAAAGCCAGAGGTTTACACCCTTCTTGAAAAATATGTGGAATACCGTCTTATATACGATCGCACTACAGATCGGAATAAGATGAATGCAATTGTGGACAGCTCTGAAGTCGTTCAGATAAGGATTTGGAGAAAGGCTTCCAAAAATGCACTATTAAATAATAACTGGAATTCTTCACTTTTCATTAATACTTTAAATGAAATGATTGATCTTTCCGCTGAAAGATATGCTGTTCAGCTCAATCACGTACCTGAGATCATCATTTACCTTATGATTTTGCTTGCTATTATCAGTACTTTTACCCTTGGCTTTGCCTGCGGACAGGAAAGAAACAGAAAGTCTATTTTTTCATATAGTCTTGTTGTCTTAATGATACTTGTATTGATGGTAATCATAGACCTTGACAGGCCATTGAGGGGAATTATAAGAGTGGGAGACCAAACCCTGATGAATCTTGATAAATCTATGGAAAAATACTCTCCTTTGAAGAAAGTATCGGAGTAAACATCTATTACCCTATACCTGTTGTATTCATTCTTACCAAGGTTATATCATGCAAGTTTTAAAATCTTCAGATCATTGGAAAATACTGTTTTTGTCTGGCATTGTTATTTTAATGGTCAATGCTTGTAAAGACCCTGATCCGGTGAATGATCTGGAGCCTTTTCAGAAGGATTTATATATCTCTAACAGAGATGCTTCAGTTAATTTTGCTGACTTTAAAACTTACTTTCT
The genomic region above belongs to Sporocytophaga myxococcoides DSM 11118 and contains:
- a CDS encoding ubiquinol-cytochrome c reductase iron-sulfur subunit; this translates as MQRLNFLKATFLIFSFLFLGNILSSCKKDNPNPYVNFTLDINENSNSALRMPGGSVVSNGAIVVRYSNSYLAFSNSCTYDGCGLSYSSISNRFICSCDGSEFDINGRFLSGNPSPNIPQFNVTQNGSLLTIISK
- a CDS encoding aspartate kinase, translating into MLTVEKIGGTCMTALHDVMKNIVLYGRENENLYNRIFVVSAFSGVTNWLLENKKTGEPGVYHHITQQKDFHKPLKETTEKLQEINKKYVDLGLDLKLADEYIANKISQAEKFLENLANVLASGYVSSENILQASREILASLGESHSAFVFANILQKHGINATLIDLGGFDDHYPFTIDQRIEHSFKDIDFSKTICVVTGYTKGTEGIMREFDRGYSEVTFCKIAVAVKPQEAIIHKEYHLSSADPNIVGVENCIPVCNTNYDVADQLADVGMEAIHPKASKPLEMMGIDLRIKNAFEPEHPGTLITREYISPKKKVDVITGTSKAVIIEIFDPLMVGTVGSDLKIMQKFESYKVSYIFKATSANSISMVIWEKDFKQKLVDELEKEYQKVAVEKVAIVCMIGSNMDQPGVLGKAAGALAEANVNIKSAGFSLRKVNLQFIVNREDFNKSIIALNKTMFFEPAVAESIK